CCGTGACTTGAAGGAAGCATAACTACttagacatgcttgaaatgtaaggtaaatacatctaaataagcATGCTGTAACAATCAAGGAAAACCATCAAAAATTCTATCCGTGCtcttaaaaaaaacaacaaaaggaCTTGAACCAAAGCTCAAACCGAATTGCTAGAGCAAAGGTTGAAATCTAGACAATATGCTAGGATGAAgggctgctcttgttcattacacaacaacaaaaatgcaaacaaaaccccgaaagctactcctaccacaggtgagaagcacttactttcggttcttggacttacaaccgaagagaaagggttgctagggttcggagaagttgtttcctcaacgatctcttggtatctacttgttcctctcgacgaggggatcacgaaggtgtggagatctcATCAGAAAAAGTCCTCGTCGGCCGCTGGAGACGAGCCATAGAaggtgctgcgttttcgcccgagcaggagtcggcgccgtcgcgtgagaagaggagaaattttgagagaaaatttttaggttttcctctcttaacttaacctctttttataacctagggttattttattaaatactataccttaaatatttgtccgttctttccttaattaacaatagccgctggcacagttggttggctgcgttctgttTAAGGCGCGGCTCgcaggttcgagtctcggctgcaactatttttcttcctatttattctctattcattaactactgcttaaatattattcactctatataaggttaacaaaaccgtgtagctcagctggttgggtcgattttttgcttgggtcagtccgacccgaggtcgtgggttcgaatctcgccttcaacggtttttgtcaaactttctttctttttgtaaacatactaaacgacttccaaaaattacgtaaaaatactctaaaaatttccaaaaatctctagaatattttaaaagcatttccaaatatttttatggacatttggaacttgaaataaggaaaattgggtcgttacacatggTAATGACAggatcgacatcgattcttgtcttgccatgaagatgatttgtcgggataaGAATAGGTTTGCTTTCCCTAGGActaatggttttccattaccccttccttgccccgagcgcacttcagtCGCGACTCCGTGAATTGGGTGATTTCTTATATACACACCGAGAATGTACCTTCCATTACAGAAGAACCCGAGTACCACCAAGAACCCTCGTCATCAGGGTTCCCGCAGCCTTCCGGACACCCGGACCCTCCTAGACACttttttgcatatggcacgggaccctctatgtaacaccccaaattcccttgttttaagttctaaaagttcttataaatatttataaatgctttaaaaatattctagagatttttagaaatttttagagtatttttatagaattttcggaagtcgtttggtatttttaccaaaagaaataaagttGCTGTAAAAAATTGTCAAGCCGAGATTTGACCCCGGAAGCCCTtagtaagcaaagtcttaagaatGTTTAGGATGACCAGGTCCCCCAGCAAaagtgtgctgaaagaaaagagagcaGAATAATTTTATGTAGAAATAAATACGTCCCTAGgcataaatagaagaacttaagtgaaATAATAGGATTTTCTCGACCTAATCTTTCCTCTTCCTCCCGTGCGCTGACTCCTCCTTGGCTTGggcgaaaaaaaaacaaaagaagcttagggcttcttgtggtggccggctagGACGAGCTTCGAGGGAGCTTTCGATATTTTCCGACTCATCTCGACGAGAGGAACGTGTGGACGTACGCAAAGCGCGAGGATCTCAAGTTTCACCGGAATCCTAGAGAGGTTTCACGTTAGTAAGTTCAAGATAACTCTGTAAGTactgctcacctgcagtaagaggtgttttccgttgatttctcgtcgtagaaatattatatgtgcagatttattttgtgttctatgcatgattgtgtgttacctagttgatttcacttgtagatgcatatggaagaatACCCAATCAGTATTGTGGGCTTAGgagaagtataagaaagataaagaaaagaaagaaaaaggtcaaggccttaagtagatcctaaagtcaagacttttgGGATTCTGGCACACAAGGTACTTGTCAAAATGCCaaaacatttaaagaagaagtaattaagatattttactttgaaaggccaatatccgacttccaaggttgtcgtaaataaatccaggtgtccaattccaaggtcttggacCTGGTAGACCAaagtctgctcttttaggattggtggctcgctaccccaacctattagggaacggaCATAAGATAATACTTACGCCTTAGGGATCCCAAGTGAagatatttattttcaagtatatgctttagcaaagttttcaagttgaaaaatttccgagtttcaagttaagttaagaaaaaagCGAGTTTAAGGAAGTTAAATGCTTGCATatgtttaagaaagttaaatgcttgTATATGCATGTTTCCTTGAGTTAAACCTGTTTTAGTCCCTCTATTAGTACGAAAGTATTTATGCATGTTTACATGTACCATCAGTGTAAGTAGTAGTAAAGATTCTGGcatgaaaagtatttttaaaaacatgcttGCACATCTCGAGATTTTTGTAAGCTAGGTACTACTTACTAAGCCTTGTTGCttactagttgcatttcctcttactgcagacaaaggaaaaggaaaacaaatttgaaggaaggcgacaaggggatGCGTGATGGTGTGTGTGATGCTTGAACTATGGAAAGCATTGGGAATTTGCTAAGAACATAataagatttttctttaaattactaagaaaatttaGAGAGTTTACTTTCTATTCATTGTTAAGAAGattttataaattcttaattttgcatATGTTGGATATTATTTAGTATTTCTGTTGCTAGTGATGAAATAGATTAGTTTTAGTTAATGTTTGTTGGATATTATGATTCCATGTCTTTAAAGGAATATGCATGAGATTCTAAAGTAATAAAATGAAGAAATGATTAATTAGTTTTACATATTGATACTTTTATCACGTGAGGTATGCTAATTGATGCATTGTATGTGGATTCATTTTAGAGATTAAAAGAAATTCATTTAATTATTGCCAAGTAGAGTAGCGcttaaattaaagaagaagtaaaagagAAAGAAGTAACCCAACTCTTAGAAAGCAGGGAGGAGGTTgatacaggttggtatcagagcggttcccattctccagcatcacacacatcagcatcagccttgtcgcctttaagtaagaatgtatttatactttcttttacgCTTTTCCTTTATTGCTTGCagaatagagaaatgtttagaagtacctgctcatatgtgtttaaagtcaagaatcatgcttaagtaagatatatctagaaagtatagtgatgatttcaagttttccctctgcatgattagatggcaagaagaggacgtccccgtaccactCTTACTGagaaccgagctcaggagaacgaggaGCCCTAAACAACTGAGACTAATCTTTttaaagttgttgctcaactccagagacaagtagcagagcagtgTTCGCGCTCCGCAAGtttacggaaatgtcgcaagtaatataaaagattatcgtatccatagagactagaataagcactagaaatgtttcaacgcgagttagctaaacaactaatcaattggttttcaaaagctaaatgtaactaatgaaaagtaaacatagaaatgaaagatcaacaaacaagattatgggctatgataaaggaatgttctaggagttttggtttctttgtaagattgcTCAATGTAAAggatctaccaaatcctatttctcaattctccaacatttatagaaggttgtcggttctctcttgcaatagacaaccgacctaggactgaaatctatacctaaatgtgatcgattagatatgaacttatgttgtccttacacgggcatgttcctgtcatgaagatccctcggaaaatcaacacaaagatcatacttctcaacccataagatataaagattaattccTAATTCTATCCTACCATCTTGAATTACCCTatttttccctaaatcttatctctcaaacgtccttacacaggcttgcacctttcgcgtgcttccctcggaaaatcgagtagGAGATAATCTTTATAAGATccataggacattcaaacaatcaatctaaaatgaGAATTAGATCCACAACACAACAattcattcaagattgaattgatacaaacaagacaatatcatagaaataaggaaatggcaaatccacaagagtttacatcaattcattatacaaatactccctcatcctaaaacaaagagatctactccatgaatcgaagaaagaaatccgaaaatacaaagattacaagcatttcttgatccctaatccaagaagaggagagaatgaaaacttatctaagatgaagtttggtcttcagatccaatccacgctcccggagtcaaattccgttgaagatccgcctttagatcgcccagaaatcctcccaagattggaaggaaagacccaaatctcgctctctcccaagagggagaagatcccctttcaaatcttgaagaagggtttaaatagaggtgaagtttgggtgccacacggccgtgtgaggttcacacggccctacccactctcctctctgccagccttgcacggctatgtgtgagacacggccgtggcAAACATCCGCCAATGGCCCCTTACATGGCCgtatagatctacacggcctgaactGCCTTAGCCTCTGGAatctggcacgaccgtgtgatgcacacggcctgcTTCCTTCCCTGCCATTGAGAACCTCACACTGTCGTGTGATACACATGGTCGAGGCTTCTCCTGTCTCTGGAAAactcacatggccatgtgatgCACACGACCTAGGCTTCTTCTCATGTCTGGGTTCTTCAGATCCTTGCATGgtcatgtgaggttcacacgtcCATGACCACTTCATTTCCTACTGCAGCCTTCTGGCCCGTGATCTCCacatggcctgggcaaccccccagagCAGGGCAATGCATGGTTCAGGTAGGGCACCTTCTTCCCTTGCTTTGCTCACAGATTTGGCTTCGAACacgaaatcttcaccaatttcgactcctgtgtacagaaaatgcacaaaagcagatctccgaacaaagagagtaaatatgctaaaaaggaaagttgaaagtacgaaaatgcatagatcaagcgtgctcaaatatgtgaatgtgcgtcaaagcatgccaataagtgtatacaatttacgcacatcacacccccaaacttaaatctttgcttgtcctcaagcaaaatgctacaatctacattcatatgttctacaacacattcataaaccataatgtactttcctaactcaatcaaaaagtttcactaacaagcatgatcatgaaaacaaagtcaagtatggctcaagcataagtatcttgtgcTCAGTGCAAAAAGTActtaaaacccttcaagtttcaatctatgttctagtcaagtcgtcatcaaatttgaattcctaatgtttccagtgatagacaagtaaccagtgaaggcacttacttgccacacacttggttcatatttctcaatcaacctaaggtctcaaaggtgtgcttaatatcaagagaagctaagcaatcatttccccagtaacccaactcggtctcaaaggggtgacttgctagattccactcacgacaactatatttttatatcccttattcatttttttttattttttttcataagtgtttgcattgtgcaaaacttattcacaaatgtacttttagcacagatgttgggatattttgatttttccaaatgagcttacatgatttgagcctcatccagtaaccaaaatgaagtttgagaaatcatcaCGAAaatcaagtactaaacaaacaagatgaatcatgactatttcaatgatatcaatcattcaagcatcaagtcaaagtgtagtgaaagtaaaatccttaaggtcaagccaattTTTTAGAGTAATCATGCTTGAGCAGCATTTATCTTAGAATCTCAGTTATAATTAATTAGTTCATTTTGTGATTAGATACGAGTTGTTGTGTGAATTTTTCAATGCCATGGAGACCTCCATTCATTTACTTAGGCTAAAAGGGGCATCGATGCCTACCTTTTCCAACGTCTGCAGCAGTATGCAACATTTGACAGAAAGGTAAAAAAAATTCTGGCACTATGAATTGGGCACTTCAATTTTGTCATGAAGTGGTTTAATTGCTTATTCAATTGTGTTTTTAGTTTTCTTATGAGGTTGTTCTTCAAAGGTTCAGGCGTTTCACCTACACGCatttagcacagttaaaatacaTTCTACCTGAAGCTATAAGTCTCAAGAAGATTCTTGTTCATGATGAGCGTACTTGCTGCATGAAGCCAGAGCTTCAAGTTAATTTGCAAGTTGATGCTGTCGAAAAGATCATCAAGGGAAAAAGTGAAACTGGGTATACAGTCTTAAGGACTGTTTTCAGAGAAAGGCTTCTTGGTTTCGTCAATGAACATCCAGAGGTAATGGAACCAAGTTTGTCCCTTTCCTTCTGCTaaatttagatatatttttttttgttttcaattttcaatcaaGTGTTTAAGTTAATAAATGATCATCATAGTGTTCAGTTCTTCCTTGAATTTACATGGTATAGCACCCAATGATTATATTATCTGTATTGAGGATTGTTCTAGAACCATTTCTGATTGTAAGTTGTGTACATCAGGGAGAAACGGTGCCAGAGGAGGTACATCTGATCCTTTGCTTCCTTCTTCCAGTATTGTTGTTGCTGAGATGTAGGAAGTGATTTGTCGTGTTTGATCCATCTGTTCTACGAGTCCTTTGATGAGTCATTTGAGGGGCGGTGGATCGTTTCCGACAAGGCGGACTACCAAGGTAGATTGCTTCCGGATCTATTATTAATTCTCAGTAGATCGTTCATTATCAGATTAAATATTCATCTTTCAGTTTCTTCTTCATATTATCATGATCGGATAGATGAGTCTGTGGACAATGTCCATAGATCTAGAAATGACGAACAAGAAGCATGAGGGATTAGGAAATCTACAAGCTCTGATCCATCAATGGTTTGGGATCAGCCGAAATCTGGCCATTTCAAGCGAGTCCTGGTCAAATCTTGAAAACCATTTATATGCTTATCAGATCCTCATGAATCCTCTTGAATTTATTCTTTCCAGACTAAACAAGGAGATGATTGATACTTTGTTTGGCAGAAAGACAACAATGGCCACAAAGGGGATTGCTGGTTGTCCATTAGATCCTTCCTTGGCCCAAGAAAGCAGGATCCTTGATCCTAACAAATCTcagaaaatttcaaatttgctaaAGGATTTTAATTTGATGAAAGAAAATGTCTCTGAGGCTATCTTAGAAGGTATCAAACCACCCTTTGACATGTGCAACTAGAAATTCTGTTAAGTCTATGTTCTATCTGTTTGCCTGATCTACTTTACTTACTGCTTATGCTAAGGCTAGCTAGTTGGTGAATAATATCATCATTTTTAGCtcattttgggatgaatttcttAATATAAATTTCTCTTTAAATCTTATGATCTGGTA
This window of the Zingiber officinale cultivar Zhangliang chromosome 3B, Zo_v1.1, whole genome shotgun sequence genome carries:
- the LOC121968330 gene encoding formin-like protein 15 isoform X1; the protein is MSHLRGGGSFPTRRTTKMSLWTMSIDLEMTNKKHEGLGNLQALIHQWFGISRNLAISSESWSNLENHLYAYQILMNPLEFILSRLNKEMIDTLFGRKTTMATKGIAGCPLDPSLAQESRILDPNKSQKISNLLKDFNLMKENVSEAILEGKADSLGKNVLEALKEMIPSRDEEIKLKQYKEKPPLNLGPAESFLKSVISILYAFKRVVALLYISNFDSEVNYLNDLFRTLKIKEVEQASKNYQQKVRELENQLNGERTTKKDCKVPKASSGSFKIEASFTKNHQSVVTLRT